Proteins encoded in a region of the Mucispirillum schaedleri ASF457 genome:
- a CDS encoding ATP-binding protein yields the protein MNIHFFGGIHGVGKTFLCKRLSSQLSIKHFSAGELINQGIQKNKEVKSINSNQNVLIAELQHLKDKYNSIILDGHYTLLSKGIIQNVPKDIYYEMNITKMFLVVCEIHHIQDRILARDNKQYDIDLLYKMQEAEIKRYKELCKYMGFEEHIIDTTNNNINLDEIKLI from the coding sequence ATGAATATACATTTTTTTGGCGGTATACATGGAGTTGGAAAAACATTTCTATGTAAACGATTATCAAGTCAATTAAGTATAAAACATTTTTCAGCAGGAGAGTTAATTAATCAAGGTATTCAAAAAAATAAAGAAGTGAAAAGTATCAATTCTAATCAAAATGTTTTAATAGCTGAATTACAACATCTAAAAGATAAATATAACTCAATCATCTTAGATGGACATTATACACTTTTAAGTAAAGGCATCATTCAAAATGTTCCAAAAGATATATATTATGAAATGAATATAACAAAAATGTTCCTTGTGGTCTGTGAAATTCATCATATTCAAGATAGAATATTAGCTAGAGATAATAAACAGTATGATATTGATTTATTATATAAAATGCAGGAAGCAGAAATAAAAAGATATAAAGAATTATGTAAATATATGGGTTTTGAAGAACATATTATAGATACAACTAACAACAATATAAATTTGGATGAAATAAAATTAATATAA
- a CDS encoding TrbC/VirB2 family protein — MKTRILLVILMLVVTSSLAYAGGTLPFESGLTKISNSLSGPVAISIAVIAFAAAGIMYVFNPDATALIKGLIGLCIALGVMFGGKVFVDLIAKPSSSGCIITQDYIDKMPKS; from the coding sequence ATGAAAACAAGAATTCTATTAGTAATTTTAATGTTAGTTGTAACAAGTTCATTAGCTTATGCTGGAGGCACACTGCCTTTTGAAAGTGGGCTTACAAAAATCAGTAATTCTTTGTCAGGTCCTGTTGCAATCAGCATTGCAGTCATAGCATTTGCAGCTGCTGGTATAATGTATGTATTTAATCCAGATGCAACTGCTTTAATAAAAGGGCTAATAGGTTTGTGCATAGCATTAGGTGTAATGTTTGGTGGAAAAGTATTTGTTGATTTAATCGCCAAGCCATCAAGTTCAGGTTGTATTATTACACAAGACTACATTGATAAAATGCCAAAGAGTTAA
- a CDS encoding ASCH domain-containing protein: MKVLLSIKPKFVESIIKGNKKYEYRKAIFKKNVDTVVIYKTTPFCKIIGEFEIDGILYDTPENIWQITQEFAGITQDYFDKYFYNRKIAYAIKIGNIKQYELEPKDIIKQFKAPQSFMYWDVEH, from the coding sequence GTGAAGGTCTTATTATCTATTAAACCAAAATTTGTTGAAAGTATTATTAAAGGTAATAAAAAATATGAATATCGTAAAGCAATATTCAAAAAGAATGTTGATACAGTTGTAATTTATAAAACAACTCCATTTTGTAAAATTATTGGCGAATTTGAAATTGATGGCATTTTATATGATACACCTGAAAATATTTGGCAAATAACACAGGAATTTGCTGGTATTACACAGGACTATTTTGATAAATATTTTTATAACAGAAAAATTGCTTATGCGATAAAAATTGGAAATATTAAACAATATGAACTTGAGCCTAAAGATATAATTAAACAGTTTAAGGCTCCACAATCATTTATGTATTGGGATGTAGAACATTAA
- a CDS encoding IS30 family transposase, which produces MEFLNSDLSVRKEYSAYYSLNIRQGLMSKTGRKLQYNIEYGLLDYIQSKLDEKYSPDVISGELRHQCISTISTQTIYNYISLGLLESIEYRKYTKQCKSNPRTAYNNTRGRSIDERPFELKERLYGNWEMDTVVGKQGSKSALLVLTERVSRFEIIIKLRNKTQKSIIAALDKLERKYKDKFSLIFKSITVDNGVEFLDMAGLEKSVYDKVSKRTTIYYAHPYCSWERGSNENNNKLIRKFIKKKTDIKNFSAAYIKKIQDWMNNYPRKLFNYKSANDIFYENLNNCLKCCNRF; this is translated from the coding sequence GTGGAATTTCTCAACAGTGACTTGAGTGTAAGGAAAGAATATAGTGCATACTATTCTCTAAATATAAGGCAAGGTTTAATGAGTAAAACAGGTAGGAAATTACAATATAACATTGAATATGGCTTATTAGACTATATACAGAGTAAGTTAGATGAGAAGTATTCCCCAGATGTTATATCTGGAGAGTTAAGGCATCAGTGTATATCAACAATAAGTACCCAAACAATATATAACTATATATCATTAGGACTATTAGAAAGTATAGAATATAGAAAATATACTAAACAATGTAAAAGTAATCCACGAACAGCCTATAATAATACACGCGGCAGAAGTATAGACGAACGACCATTTGAACTGAAAGAGCGACTATATGGCAATTGGGAGATGGATACAGTGGTGGGCAAACAAGGCAGTAAATCAGCCTTACTGGTGCTTACAGAACGAGTATCACGGTTTGAAATAATAATCAAATTAAGAAATAAAACACAGAAAAGTATAATAGCAGCATTAGATAAGTTAGAAAGAAAGTATAAAGATAAATTCAGCTTAATATTTAAGAGCATAACAGTAGATAATGGTGTAGAATTTTTAGATATGGCAGGTTTAGAAAAATCAGTGTATGATAAAGTATCTAAACGAACAACTATTTATTATGCTCACCCTTATTGCTCTTGGGAGAGGGGAAGTAATGAGAATAATAATAAACTTATAAGGAAATTTATTAAAAAGAAAACTGATATTAAAAACTTTTCAGCTGCTTATATTAAAAAAATACAAGACTGGATGAATAATTATCCTAGAAAATTATTTAATTATAAATCGGCTAATGATATATTTTATGAGAACTTAAACAACTGCTTAAAATGTTGCAATCGTTTTTAG
- the trbD gene encoding conjugal transfer protein TrbD has protein sequence MDNKIYRFGWRPVLFMGGDRELVLLTALFSGMIMFYSFDLVLFIIAFTLFMVSLKAFRMIAKADPLMKNVYLRHTKYKGIYLAKSTPYVVSNKIYK, from the coding sequence ATGGATAATAAAATTTATAGATTTGGCTGGCGACCAGTTCTTTTTATGGGTGGTGATAGGGAGTTAGTATTACTAACTGCCCTATTCTCTGGAATGATTATGTTTTACAGCTTTGACCTAGTGCTTTTCATAATAGCTTTTACTCTTTTTATGGTGTCATTAAAAGCATTTAGAATGATAGCCAAAGCTGACCCATTAATGAAGAATGTATATTTAAGACATACAAAATATAAGGGGATTTATTTAGCAAAAAGCACCCCTTATGTAGTTAGCAATAAAATTTATAAATAA
- a CDS encoding VirB8/TrbF family protein: MEIFKKMKTKKDDYEYKENPNLNAKNVWNSRISEFFWKYRAWQLLALISLLIAFVAVSGVIYIGSQSKFIPYIVEVNKLGETIVVGRTQVGTIKDPRIIRAKVANFIDTLRLVSVDPALQRNYIYKTYESLRRGDPAFEKANIFYQDNKTNPFKLGKNISRNIEIKSLNRQTDETYQIDWLEKTYDKKGILLNVKEFRALVTVFLSHIDVESVDQLIDNPLGIYIRDYNISELKTSDNSIIKNDSKEVYEDESK, from the coding sequence ATGGAAATATTTAAAAAAATGAAAACTAAAAAGGATGATTACGAATACAAAGAAAATCCTAATTTAAATGCAAAGAATGTATGGAACTCTAGAATTTCAGAGTTTTTTTGGAAATATAGAGCATGGCAATTATTAGCACTTATATCTTTGCTTATTGCATTTGTTGCTGTTAGTGGTGTTATTTATATTGGTAGTCAGTCAAAATTTATCCCTTATATTGTAGAGGTTAATAAACTTGGTGAAACAATAGTTGTAGGCAGAACACAAGTAGGAACAATTAAAGATCCTAGAATAATAAGAGCAAAAGTAGCAAATTTTATTGATACATTAAGATTAGTGTCAGTAGACCCTGCTTTGCAGAGAAATTACATATATAAAACTTATGAAAGTTTAAGACGGGGCGATCCTGCTTTTGAAAAAGCTAATATTTTTTATCAAGATAATAAAACCAACCCTTTTAAGTTAGGTAAAAACATATCAAGAAATATAGAAATAAAAAGTTTGAACCGCCAGACTGATGAAACATATCAAATAGACTGGCTGGAAAAAACTTATGACAAAAAAGGGATACTATTAAATGTAAAAGAGTTTAGGGCATTAGTTACAGTATTTTTATCTCATATTGATGTAGAATCAGTAGATCAGTTAATAGATAACCCATTGGGAATTTATATAAGAGATTACAACATATCAGAATTAAAAACATCTGATAATTCCATAATAAAAAATGACAGTAAGGAAGTGTATGAAGATGAAAGCAAATAA
- the trbB gene encoding P-type conjugative transfer ATPase TrbB — MIKEENKRNIEMIKKTLGSIFMEKLQDPNVIEIMCNSDGSLWIDELGVGMSKVGSINPYNVQAAINVIASMLKITATKEMPIIEGEFPLDNSRFAAQLPPVVASPTFALRKKASLVFTLENYVEKNMMTEHQKEIIKEAIREHKNIVIVGGTSSGKTTLTNACIDYMSKIANEERIIIIEDTGEIQCKAVNSVLFHTTVHTSITDLLKTTLRMRPDRIIIGEVRDHTALDLLDAWSTGHPGGISTIHANNSLQALDRIEGLVSRHNNAPDDKKSVISNAVDLIINIRKTGLNRKVEEILELEGYDKNKNEYIFKYIK, encoded by the coding sequence ATGATTAAAGAAGAAAACAAACGAAATATTGAAATGATAAAAAAGACATTAGGTTCAATTTTTATGGAAAAATTACAAGACCCTAATGTAATAGAGATAATGTGTAACAGCGATGGTTCATTATGGATAGATGAGCTTGGAGTTGGTATGTCCAAAGTAGGCAGTATTAATCCATATAATGTTCAAGCTGCAATCAATGTAATAGCCTCAATGCTTAAAATAACAGCTACAAAAGAAATGCCTATTATTGAGGGTGAGTTTCCATTAGATAATTCAAGATTTGCAGCACAACTTCCACCAGTAGTTGCAAGCCCTACATTTGCTTTAAGGAAAAAAGCAAGTCTAGTATTTACATTAGAAAACTATGTTGAAAAAAATATGATGACTGAACACCAAAAAGAAATAATAAAAGAAGCCATAAGAGAACATAAAAATATAGTCATAGTAGGTGGCACAAGTTCTGGCAAAACTACATTAACTAATGCCTGTATAGATTATATGTCAAAAATTGCAAACGAAGAAAGAATAATCATTATAGAAGATACTGGAGAGATACAATGTAAGGCTGTTAATTCAGTTCTTTTTCATACAACAGTTCATACATCTATCACAGATTTATTAAAAACTACATTAAGAATGAGACCTGATAGAATAATTATTGGGGAAGTTAGAGACCATACAGCATTGGATTTGCTTGATGCCTGGTCTACAGGACACCCCGGGGGAATATCTACAATCCATGCTAATAATTCATTGCAGGCACTTGATAGAATAGAGGGGCTTGTATCTCGTCATAATAATGCACCTGATGATAAAAAATCGGTAATAAGTAATGCAGTTGATTTAATAATAAATATAAGAAAGACAGGCTTAAATAGGAAAGTAGAAGAGATATTAGAGTTAGAAGGTTATGACAAGAATAAAAATGAATATATTTTTAAATATATAAAATAA
- a CDS encoding ParB/RepB/Spo0J family partition protein, producing the protein MDFLKDIKKTSDLLMNANEEKFQEIDLDKIEIDPTQPRKIFDNIDDLAESIRLHGVLSPITLFKNDNVYRICYGERRFRAAKQAGLKSIPAVIVNTNFEDIFEKQLVENVQRQELNFDEIAETIKYLIDVQKKKKKDIAKSLSKSNSYITLYYNYAKIDNYIKELLTPKTKDITLIVEINKFLNNAEPDIYAAALDYIKSIDNISRNIIEKLNNLSNDDNKSIITDEDLARPNIGDYLDELAETNINEIVQELETNEKDDNDIAENHFNAYEIGITENIDNIDTSIKKTSNKQNMKENRQMWYKDIYLDLYTKNICNSDDKILIMLSDELYRYLFENNKLSDMLKFVYKIRVQNEK; encoded by the coding sequence ATGGATTTTTTAAAAGATATTAAAAAAACAAGTGATTTACTAATGAATGCTAATGAAGAAAAATTTCAGGAAATAGATTTAGATAAAATTGAAATTGACCCTACCCAGCCAAGAAAAATATTTGATAATATAGATGATTTAGCAGAATCAATCAGACTGCATGGAGTGCTTTCACCTATAACATTATTTAAAAATGATAATGTTTATAGAATTTGTTATGGAGAACGACGATTTAGAGCAGCTAAACAGGCAGGATTAAAATCAATACCTGCTGTCATAGTTAATACTAATTTTGAAGACATATTTGAAAAGCAACTGGTAGAAAATGTGCAAAGACAAGAGCTGAATTTTGATGAAATAGCAGAAACTATCAAATATTTGATTGATGTTCAAAAAAAGAAAAAGAAAGATATTGCTAAATCATTATCTAAAAGTAACTCATACATTACATTATACTATAATTATGCAAAAATTGATAATTATATTAAAGAACTGCTTACTCCAAAAACAAAAGATATTACTTTAATTGTAGAAATTAATAAATTTCTCAATAATGCAGAGCCAGATATATATGCAGCAGCACTTGATTATATTAAAAGTATTGATAATATTAGTAGAAATATTATTGAGAAATTAAATAACTTATCCAATGATGATAATAAATCTATTATTACAGATGAAGATTTAGCTAGACCAAATATTGGAGATTATTTAGATGAACTAGCAGAGACTAATATCAATGAAATAGTTCAAGAATTAGAAACTAATGAAAAAGATGATAATGATATTGCTGAAAATCATTTTAATGCATATGAAATAGGAATTACTGAAAATATAGATAACATAGATACATCAATAAAAAAGACTTCTAATAAGCAGAATATGAAAGAAAATAGACAAATGTGGTATAAAGATATTTATCTTGATTTATATACAAAAAATATTTGTAATTCTGATGATAAGATTTTAATTATGCTATCAGATGAATTATATAGATATCTTTTTGAAAATAATAAACTTTCAGATATGCTTAAATTTGTGTATAAGATACGAGTTCAAAATGAGAAATAA
- a CDS encoding AAA family ATPase: MYMLLLGTSIFFTVMSGIVLLLIFLRLIDINSFFKTNTFKRREEGFSDLLQYDTVIEDGIILLKNGSLLSGFYYKGLDMSELAREDHDIMTARISKAIFELGSGWAVNFDAIRLESRNYPDRAFSSYNKEISFAIDEERRELFSTRGTMFRTENFLTVTYTPPTLVTNKIVDMMYTQDENGEPLSYYDKNLIHFKNKLNAFFAILSTIFKIEKLGNTTYISEDGSKHKRDVFLEYLHYCATGKVQTINTPNNINISLDSIICGEDFITGIYPKIGKYYIAAVAIDGFPAESYPTILNRLSDIPVTTRFSTRFICIDKLEAEKKLDTIKKRWQQKQRGMMQVILNQQQTDTNTNWDAVEMTQDAIEGITLQNSERAIFGYYTANIILMEENQEVLEKWSLEIKKIISSLGFNARVETVNTVEAFLGSLPGHNIENVRRFFIHSLNLGDLIPKHSVWTGYENTPCDKFPKEAPCLMECITTGNTPYHLNLHVKDVGHTLIVGPTGAGKSTLLCMIAAQAFRYKDATVFSFDKGMSMFALNQALGGVHFEIGSDDSTVSFAPFNYIDTQEERSWLVSFVENILQLNKLVITPNITASIHEAINRLYEVKQANIVNGEEFYISITDFIAQLHNQTVNLQEILNQYDITGAYGGYFSSTKDNLNFSSFSVFELEKLMNLDDKIMLPVLDYLFRKIDLRLKGQPAFLLIDEAWIAFKNPVFSKRIIEWLKVFRKRNCSVVLATQNLADTSTSEAETLLSELIISTASKIFLPNAAAIKDEFKIIYHKFGLNEQQIKIIANAIPKRQYFHYTEEGSRLFELAIGELALKFVAISTMPEINMIRNYINNYADKWVYHYLSDNGIDLNRYLTYFSSGAADGNI, from the coding sequence ATGTATATGCTGCTTTTAGGAACAAGTATATTTTTTACTGTTATGTCAGGTATAGTTCTTTTATTAATATTTTTAAGGCTGATAGATATAAACAGCTTTTTTAAAACAAACACATTTAAAAGGCGGGAAGAAGGATTTAGTGATTTACTACAATATGATACTGTAATTGAAGATGGTATTATATTATTAAAAAATGGCTCATTGCTTTCTGGATTTTACTATAAAGGCTTGGATATGTCTGAACTAGCAAGAGAAGACCATGATATAATGACAGCAAGAATATCTAAGGCAATATTTGAATTAGGTTCTGGCTGGGCAGTTAATTTTGATGCAATCAGGCTTGAAAGCAGGAACTATCCAGACAGAGCATTTTCGTCATACAACAAAGAAATTAGTTTTGCCATTGATGAAGAAAGAAGAGAGCTGTTTTCAACTCGTGGGACAATGTTTAGAACAGAAAACTTTCTAACAGTAACATATACACCACCAACTCTTGTAACAAACAAAATTGTAGATATGATGTATACTCAGGATGAAAATGGTGAACCATTATCATATTATGATAAAAATTTAATCCATTTCAAAAATAAGTTAAATGCTTTTTTTGCAATATTATCTACAATTTTTAAGATAGAAAAATTAGGAAATACTACATACATATCAGAAGATGGCTCTAAACACAAAAGAGATGTGTTTTTAGAATATCTGCATTACTGTGCTACTGGTAAAGTGCAGACAATCAATACACCAAATAATATAAATATCAGCCTTGATTCTATAATATGCGGTGAGGATTTTATTACTGGAATTTATCCAAAAATTGGGAAGTATTACATAGCAGCAGTCGCCATTGATGGTTTTCCAGCAGAAAGTTATCCAACTATATTAAACAGGCTTTCAGATATACCAGTAACTACAAGATTTTCAACAAGATTTATATGTATAGACAAGCTGGAAGCAGAAAAGAAACTAGATACAATCAAAAAGCGTTGGCAGCAGAAACAACGGGGTATGATGCAGGTTATTTTAAATCAACAGCAGACAGATACTAATACAAATTGGGATGCAGTAGAAATGACTCAGGATGCAATAGAAGGCATCACGCTGCAAAATAGTGAAAGAGCAATATTTGGCTATTATACAGCCAACATTATACTTATGGAAGAAAACCAAGAAGTATTAGAGAAATGGTCATTAGAGATAAAGAAAATAATAAGTTCATTAGGTTTTAATGCAAGAGTGGAAACTGTTAATACAGTAGAAGCATTTTTAGGTAGTCTTCCAGGACATAATATAGAAAATGTTAGACGATTTTTTATTCATAGCTTAAATTTAGGTGATTTAATTCCAAAACATTCTGTATGGACTGGTTATGAAAATACACCATGTGATAAATTTCCAAAAGAAGCACCCTGTCTTATGGAATGTATCACAACTGGCAATACACCATATCATTTAAATCTGCATGTAAAAGATGTAGGACATACTTTAATAGTTGGTCCAACAGGGGCTGGGAAATCTACTTTATTATGTATGATAGCTGCTCAAGCATTTAGATATAAAGATGCTACTGTATTTTCATTTGATAAAGGTATGTCTATGTTTGCATTAAATCAGGCATTAGGTGGAGTTCATTTTGAAATAGGAAGTGATGACAGCACTGTATCTTTTGCACCTTTTAATTATATAGATACTCAAGAAGAACGGTCTTGGCTTGTATCATTTGTAGAAAACATATTACAGCTTAATAAGTTAGTAATAACACCAAATATAACAGCAAGTATTCATGAAGCTATAAACAGGCTTTATGAAGTAAAACAGGCAAATATAGTCAATGGTGAAGAGTTTTATATAAGCATAACTGATTTTATAGCACAGTTACATAATCAAACAGTAAATTTGCAAGAAATACTAAATCAGTATGATATAACAGGTGCTTATGGTGGTTATTTTTCATCTACAAAAGATAATCTAAATTTTTCCAGCTTTTCAGTGTTTGAGTTAGAAAAGTTAATGAATTTGGATGATAAAATAATGCTTCCAGTTCTTGATTATTTATTCCGTAAAATAGATTTAAGGCTTAAAGGACAGCCAGCCTTTTTATTAATAGATGAAGCATGGATTGCTTTTAAAAACCCTGTATTTTCAAAAAGAATAATAGAATGGCTAAAAGTATTCAGAAAAAGAAACTGTTCAGTTGTGCTTGCTACTCAAAATTTAGCAGATACATCAACAAGTGAAGCAGAAACCTTATTAAGTGAACTAATTATATCTACTGCAAGTAAAATATTCCTGCCTAATGCAGCAGCTATTAAAGATGAATTTAAAATCATTTATCATAAATTTGGACTTAATGAACAGCAGATAAAAATAATAGCTAATGCAATTCCTAAACGACAGTATTTTCATTACACAGAAGAGGGCAGCAGGCTTTTTGAACTTGCAATAGGAGAACTGGCTTTAAAGTTTGTCGCCATATCTACTATGCCAGAAATAAATATGATTAGAAATTATATAAATAACTATGCTGATAAGTGGGTATATCATTACTTATCAGATAATGGAATAGATTTAAATAGATATTTAACATATTTCAGTTCAGGAGCAGCAGATGGAAATATTTAA
- a CDS encoding helix-turn-helix domain-containing protein: MYTTLKRQKNKHLSSSECCKLEILLKSKMNVSEISELLERDKSTIYQEIKRGLVEFRNSDCSVRKEYSAYYSLNIRGQLMSKTGRKLFYEKDSLLLSYIQSKLDEKYSPDAISGELRHQGILTIIKNFSAAYIKKIRGLDE, from the coding sequence ATGTATACTACACTAAAACGACAAAAAAATAAACACTTAAGTTCATCAGAATGCTGCAAACTAGAAATATTATTAAAATCAAAAATGAATGTAAGTGAGATATCGGAGTTATTAGAAAGAGACAAAAGCACAATATACCAAGAAATTAAACGGGGTCTGGTAGAGTTTCGCAACAGTGACTGTAGTGTAAGAAAAGAATACAGTGCCTATTATTCATTAAACATAAGGGGACAGTTAATGAGTAAAACAGGGCGAAAGTTGTTCTATGAAAAAGACAGTTTGTTATTAAGTTATATACAAAGTAAGTTAGACGAGAAGTATTCCCCCGATGCCATATCTGGTGAATTAAGGCATCAGGGTATATTAACAATTATTAAAAATTTTTCAGCTGCTTATATTAAAAAAATTCGGGGACTGGATGAATAA
- a CDS encoding tyrosine-type recombinase/integrase: MTKSEILKQINELTSVLMSDNTDNEKITLERYINDTYIPFQRNSKTERNFRDILGKLKIITSYTFVKKAIFDITENDIVNFFNLLKKDRKITQATQNRYRSCLSHIFNTAIKDKLIKENPVKYIKKYKEESRNRALNEFEVNALLEACKKSKNKELYYIVLAALYTGMRYSNIVNMKKSNIQGNIYQLDGCETKSGKGQLICLHQDLLDELNKYMLEYDNGEYVFKTKEVKRSFKSALKQADIKYFRFHDLRRTFATTLLHNGTNIKVIQHMLGHSSIAMTERYLANDSKKELDASNKLCFINRSSNKA, from the coding sequence ATGACAAAATCAGAAATCTTAAAACAAATCAATGAATTAACATCTGTATTAATGTCTGATAATACAGATAATGAAAAAATCACATTAGAAAGGTATATTAATGATACTTATATTCCTTTTCAAAGAAATTCCAAGACAGAAAGAAATTTTAGGGATATCTTAGGCAAATTAAAAATAATTACAAGCTATACATTTGTAAAAAAAGCAATTTTTGATATAACAGAAAATGATATTGTTAATTTCTTTAACCTTTTAAAAAAGGATAGAAAGATTACACAGGCTACTCAAAATCGTTATCGTTCTTGTTTAAGCCATATATTTAATACTGCAATTAAAGATAAACTGATAAAAGAAAATCCAGTAAAATATATAAAAAAATATAAAGAAGAAAGCAGAAACAGGGCATTAAATGAATTTGAAGTGAATGCACTACTTGAAGCCTGTAAAAAAAGTAAGAATAAAGAGCTTTATTACATAGTGTTAGCAGCATTATATACTGGTATGAGATACAGCAATATAGTAAATATGAAAAAATCAAACATTCAAGGTAATATTTACCAGCTTGATGGCTGTGAAACAAAGTCAGGTAAGGGACAGCTTATATGTTTGCATCAAGACTTGCTTGATGAATTAAATAAATATATGCTTGAATATGATAATGGTGAATATGTATTTAAAACAAAAGAAGTAAAAAGGTCTTTTAAAAGTGCATTAAAGCAGGCAGATATTAAATATTTTAGATTTCATGATTTAAGAAGAACTTTTGCTACAACTCTTTTGCATAATGGCACCAATATTAAAGTCATACAGCACATGTTAGGACACAGCTCTATTGCAATGACAGAGCGATATTTAGCAAATGATAGCAAAAAAGAGCTTGACGCAAGCAATAAATTATGCTTTATAAATAGAAGTTCTAATAAAGCTTAA
- a CDS encoding ParA family protein encodes MIFTVANQKGGVGKTTFLINFAYYLKDFKNKSVLVIDTDTQANCSYSLCNANIIGDTYSLFTDDVNILAAKISGIKKDEINLFKSTIDLSNENEFDNSINYLQNLKYLYTLFDYILIDTAPVLSNKLIYSLELSNYVITPIELEIYSLQGLSLMLNTIFNIKKNRNNDMSFLGVLPSRVITTNKRQSKNLEKLYSEYGQDLFLPFIKYRNDLANASASQTSFFKSNSKHKKELINVFDTIYAKM; translated from the coding sequence ATGATATTTACTGTTGCAAACCAAAAAGGTGGCGTTGGCAAGACTACTTTTTTAATTAATTTTGCTTATTATTTAAAGGATTTTAAAAATAAATCTGTATTAGTTATTGATACAGATACTCAAGCTAATTGTTCATACTCATTATGTAATGCTAATATTATTGGCGATACTTATTCACTTTTTACTGATGATGTAAATATTTTAGCGGCTAAAATTTCTGGAATAAAAAAAGATGAAATAAATCTTTTCAAATCTACTATTGATTTATCAAATGAAAATGAATTTGATAACTCTATTAACTATCTGCAAAATCTAAAATATTTATATACTTTATTTGATTATATTCTTATAGATACTGCACCTGTGCTGTCTAATAAACTTATATATTCACTTGAGTTATCAAATTATGTAATAACTCCTATTGAGCTTGAAATATATTCATTACAAGGCTTATCTCTAATGCTTAATACTATATTCAATATCAAAAAAAATAGAAATAATGATATGTCTTTTCTTGGTGTGCTGCCTTCTCGTGTAATTACTACAAATAAAAGGCAAAGTAAAAATTTAGAAAAACTATACTCTGAATATGGTCAGGATTTATTTTTGCCATTTATTAAATATAGAAATGATTTAGCAAATGCTAGTGCAAGCCAGACTTCTTTCTTTAAAAGTAATTCAAAACATAAAAAAGAATTAATTAATGTATTTGACACAATATATGCAAAAATGTAA